From Verrucomicrobiota bacterium JB022, one genomic window encodes:
- a CDS encoding Fe2+-dependent dioxygenase, with the protein MLIRIPDVLSPEQVAQARAALESADWVDGNVTSGHQARRAKDNMQIPQDHPVAQQVGDMILRALGRNALFMSAALPLHVLPPLFNRYSGGQQFHTHVDNAIRQFPDSSRRIRTDLSATLFFYEPDEYDGGELCVEDTYGVQQVKLPAGHMVLYPATSLHHVTPVTRGTRLCSFFWIQSMIRDDGKRSLMFDLDLGLQRLNQDHPDHPSAVQITGVYHNLLRQWAEM; encoded by the coding sequence ATGCTCATCCGCATCCCAGACGTTCTGAGTCCTGAACAGGTGGCCCAAGCCCGGGCGGCGCTCGAAAGTGCCGATTGGGTCGACGGCAACGTGACCTCCGGCCACCAGGCCCGTCGCGCCAAGGACAACATGCAGATCCCGCAGGATCACCCCGTGGCCCAGCAGGTGGGCGACATGATCCTGCGCGCGCTGGGCCGCAATGCGCTCTTCATGTCGGCCGCGCTGCCGCTGCACGTGTTGCCCCCGCTGTTCAACCGCTACTCCGGTGGCCAGCAGTTCCACACCCACGTGGACAATGCCATCCGCCAGTTCCCGGACAGCTCGCGCCGGATCCGCACCGACCTCTCCGCCACGCTCTTCTTCTACGAACCGGATGAATACGACGGCGGCGAACTGTGCGTGGAAGACACCTACGGCGTGCAACAGGTCAAGCTGCCCGCCGGTCACATGGTGCTCTACCCGGCCACCAGCCTGCACCACGTAACGCCCGTCACCCGCGGCACGCGACTCTGCTCCTTTTTCTGGATCCAGAGCATGATCCGCGACGACGGCAAGCGCTCCCTGATGTTCGATCTCGACCTGGGCTTGCAGCGCCTCAATCAGGACCACCCCGATCACCCGTCGGCCGTCCAGATCACAGGCGTTTACCATAACCTGCTGCGCCAGTGGGCGGAAATGTGA
- a CDS encoding ATP-binding cassette domain-containing protein, with product MDDGGARIEVKDLTMAYGSFVVQRDVGFSVRAGEILAIMGGSGCGKSTLLKHLIGLKEPAKGEVFYDGKSFTQAGPDGRNAMQRRFGVLYQQGALWSSMTVAENVALPLQEYTQLGPREIAHIVSYKLALVGLRGFENYYPSGLSGGMRKRAGLARAMALDPDILFFDEPSAGLDPITSRRLDDTILQLRDSLGATVVIVTHELSSIFAIVDRAIFLDAKERTLTAVGNPRELLANPPNEAVYDFLTRNRTENLAEAQQPQR from the coding sequence ATGGACGACGGAGGCGCGCGCATTGAGGTAAAGGATCTGACGATGGCGTACGGCAGCTTTGTCGTGCAGCGCGACGTCGGCTTTTCCGTCCGCGCAGGGGAAATTCTCGCCATCATGGGCGGCTCCGGCTGCGGCAAGAGCACCCTGCTCAAGCACCTCATCGGGCTCAAGGAGCCGGCCAAGGGCGAAGTGTTCTACGACGGCAAGAGCTTCACCCAAGCCGGCCCGGACGGTCGCAACGCCATGCAGCGCCGCTTTGGCGTGCTCTACCAGCAGGGCGCGCTCTGGAGCTCCATGACGGTGGCGGAAAATGTCGCACTGCCCCTGCAGGAATACACGCAGCTCGGCCCCCGCGAGATTGCCCACATCGTCAGCTACAAGCTGGCGCTCGTCGGCCTGCGAGGGTTCGAAAACTACTACCCCAGCGGCCTCAGCGGCGGCATGCGCAAGCGCGCCGGCCTCGCCCGCGCCATGGCCCTCGACCCCGACATCCTGTTCTTCGACGAGCCCTCTGCCGGTCTCGATCCCATCACCTCACGCCGGCTCGACGACACCATCCTGCAACTGCGGGACAGCCTCGGCGCCACGGTGGTGATCGTGACGCACGAGCTTTCCAGCATCTTCGCCATCGTCGACCGCGCGATCTTCCTCGACGCGAAGGAGCGCACGCTGACGGCCGTCGGCAACCCTCGCGAACTGCTCGCCAACCCACCCAACGAAGCGGTCTACGACTTCCTCACCCGCAACCGCACCGAAAACCTGGCGGAAGCGCAGCAACCGCAAAGGTAA
- a CDS encoding PEP-CTERM sorting domain-containing protein → MRLSSLLALFLLPVASASASIELSFSFQPSTTEDSYGLVGSTFTYTMITASDVYFENANGDPSLALASVQLTIENSSGGLDGTYDLQLAESFPVIVVFAGGGYLPIQAPSAFPTWTTEEGITITSGLGLLDSLGKTVLPGDIAVASDFDGLGVFTWPFTFEANDSGAVSYDASSATLSAAPYSAAVPEPATYAALGGLAALGLVAWRRRQQR, encoded by the coding sequence ATGCGACTATCTTCTCTTCTCGCCCTCTTCCTCTTGCCGGTGGCTTCCGCTTCAGCGTCCATTGAGCTCAGCTTCAGCTTCCAGCCCAGCACGACGGAAGATTCTTACGGCCTGGTGGGCTCCACGTTCACCTATACGATGATCACCGCCTCCGACGTCTATTTCGAGAACGCGAATGGCGATCCGAGCCTGGCCCTCGCCTCGGTGCAGTTGACGATCGAAAATTCTTCGGGCGGTCTTGATGGGACTTACGATCTCCAGCTAGCTGAATCGTTTCCGGTGATCGTAGTTTTTGCGGGGGGCGGTTACCTGCCGATCCAGGCACCCTCCGCATTTCCCACCTGGACCACCGAGGAGGGCATCACCATCACCTCAGGCCTTGGGTTGCTCGATAGTCTGGGGAAGACCGTGCTTCCTGGAGATATAGCCGTGGCCAGCGATTTCGATGGCCTGGGTGTCTTTACATGGCCCTTTACTTTTGAGGCCAACGACAGTGGCGCGGTCAGCTACGATGCCTCGTCGGCGACGCTCAGCGCCGCGCCTTACTCGGCTGCTGTGCCCGAGCCCGCGACCTATGCCGCCTTGGGTGGGCTTGCCGCGCTGGGCCTCGTCGCCTGGCGCCGCCGTCAGCAGCGTTAA
- the amt gene encoding ammonium transporter produces the protein MLPLLMASGALTSSLSAQDTDTASAIADAAFRTDNLWILIAAGLVFIMHLGFSTVESGLAQSKNTVNILFKNAFIICMGIVVYAAWGFNAMYPGDGATNAFIAFGSPIPNALDATGADSMTRDYADYTYWADFIFQAMFAATAATIVSGAVAERIKLGSFMVGATLLVTFIYPISGFWKWGGGWLDAMGFYDFAGSTLVHAFGGFAALAAVLVLGPRKGKYLPGGKIKPVLGHSMPLVTIGVFLLVLGWFGFNGGSVLSADPALTSLVFTTTMIAACGGGLASMFTSWVVLKKPDLSMSLNGILAGLVGITAGADQMGPWSALVVGFIAGVIVVFSVLFFDKIKIDDPVGAISVHGVCGLWGTWAVALFGVGGDYSIVTQLVGSLSVGALAFVTSFAIFFVIKMAMGLRVSEEEEVGGLDVGEHGQEAYPDFQSAH, from the coding sequence ATGCTTCCCCTCCTGATGGCCTCAGGAGCCCTTACCAGCTCGCTCTCGGCGCAAGACACCGATACCGCTTCGGCCATTGCTGACGCCGCGTTCCGTACCGACAACCTCTGGATCCTGATTGCAGCAGGCCTCGTGTTTATCATGCACTTGGGCTTCTCGACGGTCGAATCCGGCCTCGCCCAAAGCAAGAACACGGTCAACATCCTGTTCAAGAATGCCTTCATCATTTGCATGGGCATCGTCGTTTACGCTGCCTGGGGCTTCAACGCGATGTATCCTGGCGACGGCGCCACCAATGCCTTCATTGCCTTCGGCAGCCCGATCCCGAACGCTCTGGATGCAACCGGCGCCGATTCGATGACGCGCGACTACGCCGACTACACCTACTGGGCCGACTTTATCTTCCAGGCCATGTTTGCCGCCACCGCCGCGACGATCGTCTCCGGTGCCGTGGCTGAGCGTATCAAGCTCGGCAGCTTCATGGTGGGCGCGACCCTCCTCGTGACCTTCATCTACCCGATCTCCGGCTTCTGGAAGTGGGGCGGCGGCTGGCTCGACGCGATGGGCTTCTACGACTTTGCGGGCTCCACGCTCGTGCACGCCTTCGGTGGTTTCGCCGCTCTCGCCGCAGTGCTCGTCCTCGGGCCGCGCAAGGGCAAGTATCTGCCCGGTGGCAAGATCAAGCCGGTGCTCGGCCACTCGATGCCGCTGGTGACGATTGGTGTGTTCCTCCTCGTGCTCGGCTGGTTCGGGTTCAATGGTGGCTCCGTGCTCAGCGCCGATCCTGCCCTCACCTCGCTGGTGTTCACCACCACGATGATCGCAGCTTGCGGTGGCGGCCTCGCCTCGATGTTCACCTCGTGGGTGGTGCTGAAGAAGCCCGACCTCTCGATGTCCCTCAACGGCATCCTCGCCGGCCTCGTGGGCATCACCGCCGGTGCGGACCAAATGGGCCCCTGGTCGGCTCTCGTCGTCGGCTTCATCGCCGGTGTCATCGTGGTCTTCTCCGTCCTGTTCTTCGACAAGATCAAGATCGACGACCCGGTGGGTGCCATCTCCGTGCACGGCGTGTGCGGCCTCTGGGGCACCTGGGCGGTTGCGCTCTTCGGCGTGGGTGGCGATTACAGCATCGTGACCCAGCTCGTCGGCTCCCTCTCCGTCGGTGCTCTTGCCTTCGTCACCTCTTTCGCAATCTTCTTCGTGATCAAGATGGCCATGGGCCTGCGCGTCAGCGAGGAAGAAGAAGTGGGCGGCCTGGACGTGGGCGAACACGGCCAAGAAGCCTACCCCGACTTCCAAAGCGCTCACTAA
- a CDS encoding SpoIVB peptidase S55 domain-containing protein translates to MMRGIWMWGLSLVFFLSGVRAEEIFPLSEVRPGMKATWRTVVRGTELKEYQLEILGTVPEGLGPGWSTIVGLGTDPEMIRTGGVAGMSGSPVYIDGKLLGAYSYTYTWSKDQAFVGITPIEQMFKLVNGFDLGEQKGFQTLSPFAAPVAQSTPAPASAGSIVEFSPQPVPTPLAFGGISARTLEALRPEFEKIGWHLPIATGMGAADGAVETSELQPGQAMAAVLMKGDFNAAATGTVTWREGDRMLGFGHSFLGAGNVSVPLAGAEVLTIVNNQRLSFKLSKFGDIVGTIFQDRAPGIAGRIGPIPPMTALELKVSNGHGWRETYEADLVQHPQWTAMLAATTVLETASSAMTAGERQTFHLYGHIYPKGMNSIAFERVATGPMAGQMLAQQLFGQLYDLLDNPFEPVTLDRIELDLEVVDAWQLSTLRGVSIYPEQPRPGDEVQVELKLLNYRGDERTLKLNLMIPPYATEGESYSLVIADGQAFDRHFQRAAGVPGSLEDIAQSWRLERVPGRLYAALVQPTDGLGVEGASLPNLPPSVLQQLAERNPARLSRPITEMVVDEKAFSLPGIFQGSYSALLTIR, encoded by the coding sequence ATGATGCGAGGCATCTGGATGTGGGGGCTCAGTCTGGTCTTTTTCCTGTCGGGCGTGCGAGCGGAGGAAATCTTTCCGCTCAGCGAAGTCCGCCCGGGCATGAAGGCGACTTGGCGTACGGTCGTGCGCGGCACGGAATTGAAGGAATACCAGCTCGAGATCCTCGGCACCGTGCCGGAGGGCCTCGGGCCGGGCTGGTCGACCATCGTCGGCCTGGGGACCGACCCGGAGATGATCCGCACGGGCGGCGTCGCCGGCATGAGCGGCAGCCCGGTGTATATCGACGGCAAACTGCTTGGCGCGTATTCCTACACCTATACCTGGTCGAAGGATCAGGCCTTCGTCGGCATCACGCCCATCGAGCAGATGTTCAAGCTCGTGAACGGTTTCGACCTGGGTGAGCAGAAGGGCTTCCAGACGCTTTCGCCCTTTGCCGCACCGGTCGCCCAGAGCACGCCCGCCCCAGCCTCGGCGGGCAGCATCGTGGAATTTTCGCCGCAACCGGTCCCCACCCCACTGGCCTTTGGCGGCATCTCCGCCCGGACGCTGGAGGCGCTGCGCCCGGAGTTTGAAAAGATCGGCTGGCACCTGCCCATCGCGACCGGCATGGGCGCGGCCGACGGCGCCGTCGAGACGTCCGAATTGCAACCCGGGCAGGCCATGGCCGCCGTGTTGATGAAGGGCGACTTCAATGCCGCCGCCACGGGCACGGTCACGTGGCGCGAGGGCGACCGCATGCTGGGCTTTGGCCACAGCTTCCTCGGCGCAGGCAACGTCTCCGTACCGCTGGCGGGCGCCGAAGTGCTGACGATCGTCAACAACCAGCGCCTGTCGTTCAAGCTGAGCAAATTTGGCGACATTGTGGGCACGATTTTCCAGGACCGCGCGCCGGGAATTGCGGGCCGCATCGGGCCGATCCCGCCCATGACCGCGCTGGAGTTGAAGGTGAGCAACGGCCACGGCTGGCGCGAAACCTACGAGGCCGACCTCGTCCAGCACCCTCAATGGACGGCCATGCTCGCCGCCACGACGGTGCTCGAAACCGCCAGCAGCGCCATGACCGCCGGCGAGCGCCAGACCTTCCACCTCTACGGCCACATCTACCCCAAGGGCATGAACAGCATCGCCTTTGAACGCGTGGCCACCGGGCCGATGGCGGGCCAGATGCTCGCCCAGCAACTCTTTGGACAGCTCTACGACTTGCTCGACAACCCGTTCGAACCCGTGACGCTCGACCGGATCGAGCTGGACCTCGAAGTGGTCGACGCTTGGCAGCTCAGCACCCTGCGCGGCGTCAGCATCTACCCCGAGCAGCCCCGCCCGGGCGACGAGGTGCAGGTGGAGCTGAAACTGCTCAACTACCGGGGCGACGAGCGCACGCTGAAGCTGAACTTGATGATCCCGCCCTACGCGACGGAGGGCGAGAGCTACTCGCTCGTCATTGCCGATGGGCAGGCTTTCGACCGCCACTTCCAGCGCGCCGCCGGGGTGCCGGGCAGCCTCGAAGACATCGCCCAAAGCTGGCGCCTCGAACGCGTGCCGGGTCGCCTTTACGCCGCCCTCGTGCAGCCGACCGACGGCCTCGGCGTAGAGGGCGCTTCCCTGCCCAACCTGCCGCCCAGCGTGCTCCAGCAGCTCGCCGAGCGCAACCCCGCACGCCTCAGCCGTCCCATCACCGAAATGGTGGTCGACGAAAAAGCCTTTTCCCTCCCCGGTATCTTTCAGGGCTCGTATTCCGCTCTCCTTACCATTCGTTAA
- a CDS encoding glutamate--tRNA ligase family protein: MTETRVRFAPSPTGFFHIGSARTALFNWLYARHTGGTFILRIEDTDHERNRPEYLDIIYNSMRWLGMDWDEGPEVGGPYGPYFQSQRNDIYARYLQQLKDAGRTYEQDGAIFFRLEGERYTEYDEYLKAEVEKVKAAPVEIDDAIRGKVVRAETRDFVICRADGSPTFHFVNVVDDIEMKITHVVRGEDHLSNTSKHIEIFNAFGAPVPQYAHLPLILKDPQDGKGKMSKRDRGALIEEYQQRHFLPAAVRNFLALLGWSPKDDREKLDIAEIIEKFELKDIQKGAARFDEKKMAHLNQEYLKTLPVETYAWQARPVLTEAGLLAEDADEDYLQRVLALCQEKVDALENLPSFTRYFFSEEYTEDEKGREKLLKKGDPKARLQEVHAALAKLSDEQWEDSNIAEAFQQLALAHQQDKPFGWWPITRFALSGTTSGPDFIPMIAVLGRDRVLARLERFTAGL, encoded by the coding sequence ATGACTGAGACGCGTGTCCGTTTTGCGCCGAGCCCCACCGGTTTCTTCCACATTGGCAGTGCCCGCACGGCCTTGTTCAATTGGCTGTATGCCCGCCACACCGGCGGCACGTTTATCCTGCGCATCGAGGACACCGACCACGAGCGGAACCGCCCCGAATACCTCGACATCATTTACAACAGCATGCGTTGGCTGGGCATGGACTGGGACGAAGGCCCCGAAGTCGGCGGCCCCTACGGCCCGTATTTCCAGAGCCAGCGTAACGACATCTACGCCCGCTACCTCCAGCAGCTCAAGGATGCAGGGCGCACCTACGAGCAAGACGGTGCCATCTTCTTCCGCCTCGAAGGCGAACGCTACACCGAATACGACGAATACCTGAAGGCCGAAGTCGAAAAAGTGAAGGCCGCGCCGGTCGAGATCGACGACGCGATCCGCGGCAAGGTGGTGCGTGCCGAAACCCGCGACTTCGTGATCTGCCGCGCCGACGGCAGCCCCACCTTCCACTTCGTGAACGTGGTGGACGATATCGAGATGAAGATCACCCACGTGGTGCGCGGCGAAGACCACCTCTCCAACACGAGCAAGCACATCGAGATCTTCAATGCCTTTGGTGCCCCCGTGCCCCAATACGCCCACTTGCCCCTGATCCTGAAAGACCCGCAGGACGGCAAGGGCAAGATGAGCAAGCGCGACCGTGGTGCCTTGATCGAGGAATACCAGCAGCGCCACTTCCTCCCCGCCGCCGTGCGCAACTTCCTCGCCCTGCTCGGTTGGTCGCCCAAGGACGACCGCGAGAAGCTGGACATCGCCGAGATCATCGAAAAATTTGAGCTGAAGGACATCCAGAAAGGTGCCGCCCGCTTCGACGAAAAGAAGATGGCCCACCTCAATCAGGAATACCTGAAAACCCTGCCGGTCGAGACCTACGCCTGGCAGGCCCGTCCCGTCCTGACCGAGGCCGGCCTCCTCGCCGAAGACGCCGACGAGGATTACCTGCAGCGCGTGCTTGCGCTCTGCCAGGAAAAAGTCGACGCGCTCGAAAACCTGCCCTCGTTTACCCGCTACTTCTTCAGCGAAGAATACACGGAAGACGAAAAGGGCCGTGAAAAGCTGCTCAAGAAGGGCGACCCCAAGGCACGCCTGCAGGAAGTCCACGCCGCCCTTGCCAAGCTGAGCGACGAGCAGTGGGAAGATTCGAACATCGCCGAAGCCTTCCAGCAGCTCGCCCTGGCCCACCAGCAAGACAAGCCCTTCGGCTGGTGGCCGATCACGCGCTTTGCCCTCAGCGGCACCACCAGCGGCCCCGACTTTATCCCCATGATTGCCGTGCTTGGCCGCGACCGCGTGCTCGCCCGCCTGGAGCGCTTCACCGCAGGGCTGTAA
- the aspS gene encoding aspartate--tRNA ligase encodes MKRTHTCNALRRDNVGQEVTLIGWVDVRRDHGGIQFVDLRDREGITQILFTNDDAELTAQADRIRPESVIEVTGTVRARGENEINAKLPTGQIEVVAAKLVIHNIAETPPFPLDDDKANKVNEDLRLQYRYLDLRRPGMYRNLRIRSKAAKAMRDYLDSQEFLEIETPSLFKSTPEGAREFLVPSRLNPGKFYALNQSPQQYKQMLMVAGIERYYQLARCFRDEDLRADRQPEFTQIDIEMSFIDREDMYATMEGLMKAIWKDVLGIDLQTPFPRMSYFEAMNRYGIDKPDTRFGLTFEDFTEDFKSSSFKVFNSVANSEGGAIKAMKVPDLADLTQGEHRDLENTAKNFGAKGLAFIRIDETGEWKSPILKFFSEEEKAALQSRLDIQPGDLVLFAAAEWERACTILGRVRLECAKLLVKRGKLEISASQYNFLWVLEFPLMLYDEDAGRYVAAHHPFTAPVPEDLELLDSNPRAVRGQHYDLVLNGWEIGGGSIRIHQPEVQKKVFEDVLQIPKDVVQERFGYMLNAFRYGAPPHGGIAFGFDRMITLMTGATSIREVIAFPKTQKGQDLMADSPTPVTAKQLRDLCIETVDLEEDAAE; translated from the coding sequence ATGAAGCGCACGCATACCTGCAACGCCCTCCGCCGCGACAACGTCGGCCAGGAAGTCACCCTCATTGGTTGGGTCGACGTCCGGCGCGACCACGGCGGCATCCAGTTCGTCGACCTTCGCGACCGCGAAGGCATCACGCAAATCCTCTTCACCAATGACGATGCCGAGCTGACCGCGCAAGCGGACCGCATCCGCCCGGAATCGGTGATCGAGGTGACCGGCACCGTGCGGGCCCGCGGCGAGAACGAGATCAACGCCAAGCTGCCCACCGGCCAGATCGAAGTCGTGGCGGCCAAGCTCGTGATCCACAACATCGCCGAGACCCCGCCCTTCCCGCTCGACGACGACAAGGCCAACAAGGTTAACGAAGACCTGCGCCTGCAGTACCGCTACCTCGACCTGCGCCGCCCGGGCATGTACCGCAACCTGCGCATCCGCAGCAAGGCGGCCAAGGCCATGCGTGACTACCTCGACAGCCAGGAGTTCCTGGAAATCGAGACGCCCAGCCTCTTCAAGAGCACGCCCGAAGGCGCGCGCGAGTTCCTCGTGCCCAGCCGCCTCAACCCCGGGAAGTTTTACGCGCTCAACCAGAGCCCGCAGCAGTACAAGCAAATGCTGATGGTGGCCGGGATCGAGCGCTACTACCAGCTCGCCCGCTGCTTCCGCGACGAAGACCTGCGTGCGGACCGCCAGCCCGAGTTTACCCAGATCGACATCGAAATGTCGTTCATCGACCGCGAAGACATGTACGCGACGATGGAGGGCCTGATGAAGGCAATCTGGAAGGACGTGCTGGGCATCGACCTGCAGACGCCGTTCCCGCGCATGTCGTACTTCGAAGCGATGAACCGCTACGGCATCGACAAGCCGGACACGCGTTTCGGCCTCACCTTCGAGGACTTCACCGAAGACTTCAAGAGCAGCTCGTTCAAGGTCTTCAACAGCGTGGCCAACAGCGAAGGCGGTGCGATCAAGGCCATGAAGGTGCCGGACCTCGCCGACCTGACCCAGGGCGAACACCGCGACCTCGAAAACACGGCCAAGAACTTCGGCGCCAAGGGCCTTGCCTTTATCCGCATCGACGAGACCGGCGAGTGGAAGAGCCCCATCCTCAAGTTCTTCAGCGAAGAGGAGAAGGCAGCCCTGCAGAGCCGCCTCGACATCCAGCCGGGCGACCTCGTGCTGTTCGCCGCCGCCGAGTGGGAGCGTGCCTGCACCATCCTCGGCCGCGTGCGCCTCGAGTGCGCCAAGCTGCTCGTGAAGCGCGGCAAGCTGGAGATCTCCGCCTCGCAATACAACTTCCTTTGGGTGCTCGAATTCCCGCTGATGTTGTATGATGAAGACGCGGGCCGCTACGTGGCCGCCCACCACCCCTTTACCGCCCCCGTGCCGGAAGACCTGGAGCTGCTCGATTCCAACCCGCGCGCCGTGCGCGGCCAGCACTACGACTTGGTGCTCAATGGTTGGGAAATCGGCGGCGGCTCCATTCGTATCCACCAGCCCGAGGTGCAGAAGAAGGTGTTCGAAGACGTGCTGCAGATCCCGAAAGACGTAGTGCAGGAACGCTTTGGCTACATGCTCAATGCCTTCCGCTACGGCGCCCCGCCCCACGGCGGCATCGCCTTCGGCTTCGACCGCATGATCACCCTCATGACGGGCGCCACCTCGATCCGCGAAGTCATCGCCTTCCCCAAGACCCAAAAGGGTCAGGACCTGATGGCCGACTCGCCCACCCCGGTGACGGCCAAGCAACTGCGCGATCTCTGCATCGAAACGGTCGACCTCGAGGAAGACGCAGCGGAATAA
- a CDS encoding TonB-dependent siderophore receptor, protein MKDTSSVPVSSTSTSLRSTDALQPSLGASLLASPDGLTHAYRAPRNAALLGSLVMAGASLHGQATSNEATNGDNPIDLPPERVQDDQVQLKSPKFTLPLRDVPQMVNVIPAEVFEQQQATSLRDVLRNSPGITFQAGEGGSAPGDNLFIRGFSASNDIFVNGFRNSAQYSRDSYNLEQVEVAKGPSSAIGGRGTTGGSVNLVTKSPYQRDGYNGSASFGSADQKRFTFDANQVVDAEKGIAVRLNTMWHEGGVPGRDAVQNEGWGIAPSIAFGLGERTEAVVSYEHAEQDNIPDFGQPGALASGSDVPRSNFYGLVNRDYEKIESDVVSGEIRHNFGEGLTLRNLSQYSKTSRDAVVTSPRFVDNDASTGLVRRNDVKQQDREFEMLGNQTNVTWDFATGSVVHTLVSGLELTREEYTNYGRSHDATLQPTDVYNPDPYEPWEGTTGRNGSVVKGTGDTIALYAFDTLKLTDHWSVTGGLRWENFDAEVENSDPTVDDLQREDDMVSWRAALLYKPVTSVTLYGGASTSFNPAGESLTLSTGGGRGGTAANNPNIEPEETRTYEVGAKWEPAGKGFMTGVSLFRTEKTNARTRLDNDEPYTLSGEQIVQGIELSVSGSLTEKWSVYGGYAFMDTDVKESRNTEEEGHELAYAPEHSFSLWTTYQIDPKLQVGLGAQYSGNYYYSTTAGDDTVPDNTEYWLFNAMVSYSVTENIALRFNIENLGNEEYIERGYGGHFTPGETRNYTLTASFSY, encoded by the coding sequence ATGAAAGACACCTCGTCGGTCCCCGTCTCTTCCACGTCCACTTCGCTCCGCTCGACGGATGCCCTGCAGCCGAGCCTCGGCGCTTCGCTGCTCGCATCGCCGGACGGCCTCACGCACGCCTACCGCGCCCCCCGCAATGCGGCGCTGCTCGGCTCGCTCGTGATGGCCGGCGCGTCCCTGCATGGTCAGGCGACCAGCAACGAAGCCACCAATGGCGACAATCCGATCGACCTGCCGCCCGAGCGCGTGCAGGACGACCAGGTCCAGCTCAAGTCGCCGAAGTTCACCCTGCCGCTGCGCGACGTGCCGCAGATGGTCAACGTGATCCCGGCGGAAGTCTTCGAGCAGCAACAGGCCACCAGCCTGCGCGACGTGCTGCGCAACAGCCCCGGCATTACCTTCCAGGCCGGTGAAGGTGGCAGCGCCCCGGGAGACAACCTCTTCATCCGCGGCTTCTCTGCCAGCAACGACATTTTCGTCAACGGCTTCCGCAACAGCGCCCAATATTCGCGCGACTCCTATAATCTGGAGCAGGTGGAAGTGGCCAAGGGCCCGTCGTCGGCCATCGGCGGTCGCGGCACCACGGGCGGCTCCGTCAACCTCGTGACGAAGAGCCCTTACCAGCGCGACGGCTACAACGGCTCCGCCAGCTTTGGCAGCGCCGACCAGAAGCGTTTCACCTTTGACGCCAACCAGGTGGTCGACGCCGAAAAGGGCATTGCCGTACGCCTCAACACCATGTGGCACGAGGGCGGCGTCCCCGGTCGCGATGCCGTCCAGAACGAAGGTTGGGGCATTGCTCCCTCCATCGCTTTCGGCCTGGGCGAGCGCACCGAAGCAGTCGTCAGCTACGAGCACGCCGAGCAGGACAACATCCCCGACTTCGGCCAGCCCGGTGCCCTCGCTTCTGGCAGCGATGTACCGCGCTCGAACTTCTACGGTCTCGTCAACCGCGACTACGAGAAGATCGAGTCCGACGTCGTATCTGGGGAAATCCGCCACAACTTCGGCGAAGGCCTGACGCTGCGCAACCTCTCGCAATACAGCAAGACTAGCCGTGACGCGGTAGTCACGTCGCCGCGATTCGTGGACAATGATGCCAGCACAGGCCTTGTTCGCCGCAACGACGTCAAGCAGCAGGATCGCGAATTCGAAATGCTGGGTAATCAGACGAACGTGACTTGGGACTTCGCCACCGGCTCTGTGGTGCATACCCTGGTGAGCGGACTGGAGCTGACGCGGGAAGAATACACCAACTATGGCCGTAGCCACGATGCCACCCTGCAGCCAACCGACGTTTATAATCCCGATCCTTACGAGCCGTGGGAAGGCACCACCGGGCGCAATGGAAGTGTCGTAAAAGGTACCGGCGATACGATTGCACTCTATGCCTTCGATACCCTCAAACTGACGGATCACTGGTCCGTCACCGGCGGCCTGCGCTGGGAAAACTTTGACGCAGAAGTCGAAAACAGTGATCCTACCGTCGACGACCTTCAGCGCGAAGACGACATGGTGAGCTGGCGCGCCGCCTTGCTCTACAAGCCGGTCACTTCAGTGACGCTCTACGGCGGCGCTTCGACCTCTTTCAACCCGGCTGGCGAAAGCCTCACGCTGAGCACCGGCGGTGGCCGAGGGGGCACGGCGGCGAACAACCCGAACATCGAGCCGGAAGAAACCCGCACCTACGAAGTGGGCGCAAAATGGGAACCCGCAGGCAAGGGCTTCATGACCGGCGTCTCGCTCTTCCGCACCGAGAAGACCAACGCCCGAACCCGCCTCGACAACGACGAGCCCTATACCCTCTCTGGCGAACAGATCGTGCAGGGCATCGAGTTGAGCGTATCTGGTAGTCTGACCGAAAAGTGGAGCGTCTATGGCGGCTATGCCTTCATGGACACGGACGTCAAGGAGTCCCGGAACACCGAGGAAGAGGGCCACGAGCTGGCCTATGCTCCGGAGCATTCCTTCAGCCTCTGGACGACCTACCAGATCGACCCGAAGCTGCAAGTGGGCCTCGGCGCGCAATATTCGGGTAACTACTACTACTCGACCACTGCAGGCGACGACACGGTGCCGGACAACACCGAATACTGGCTCTTCAACGCCATGGTGTCTTACAGCGTAACGGAAAACATCGCCCTGCGCTTCAACATCGAGAACCTCGGCAACGAGGAATACATCGAGCGCGGCTACGGCGGCCACTTCACCCCGGGCGAAACCCGCAACTACACGCTCACGGCCTCCTTCAGCTACTAG